A window from Mauremys reevesii isolate NIE-2019 linkage group 9, ASM1616193v1, whole genome shotgun sequence encodes these proteins:
- the LOC120371671 gene encoding DNA-directed RNA polymerases I and III subunit RPAC2-like yields the protein MAEEVERKPVLEMVQADGTDGNCVTFVLHDEDHTFGNSLRYMIMKNPEVEFCGYSITHPSESKINFRIQTRGGILAIEPFRRGLTELVDVCQHVLSKFEASVKEYKAQREAEMD from the exons ATGGCTGAAGAGGTGGAGAGGAAGCCGGTGCTTGAGATG GTCCAGGCAGATGGGACGGATGGAAACTGTGTCACATTTGTGTTACATGATGAGGACCACACATTTGGCAACTCCCTCCGTTACATGATCATGAAAAA CCCTGAAGTGGAGTTCTGTGGTTACAGCATCACCCACCCATCTGAAAGCAAAATCAACTTCCGGATCCAAACCAGAG GGGGGATCCTAGCCATTGAGCCATTCCGGAGAGGACTGACAGAACTGGTGGACGTCTGCCAGCACGTGCTCAGCAAGTTTGAG GCAAGCGTAAAGGAATACAAGGCCCAAAGAGAGGCAGAAATGGActag